Proteins encoded within one genomic window of Felis catus isolate Fca126 chromosome C1, F.catus_Fca126_mat1.0, whole genome shotgun sequence:
- the SPEG gene encoding striated muscle preferentially expressed protein kinase isoform X9, with translation MQKARGTRGGDAGMRAPPSPGVPPKRAKVGAGRGAAAGAPVFLQPLKDAAVLAGSDVRLRVAVSGTPQPSLSWFRDGQPLPPQAPEPSCLWLRSCGAQDAGVYSCRAQNERGQASCEAVLTVLEVGVFRSCRKQSYDSETGEDDISDVQGTQRLELRDDGDFSTPTGGSDTLVGTSLDTPPTSVTGTSEEQVSWWGSGQTVLEQEAGSRGGTRRLPGSPRQAQATGAGPRHLGVEPLVRASRANLVGASWGSEDSLSVASDLYGSAFSLYRGRALSIHVSVPQSGLHREEPDLQPQPASEAPRRPALPPPSKSALLPPPSPRVGKRPPPGPSAQPPATPTSPHRRTQEPVLPEDATAEEKRGKKSKSSGPSLAGTAESRPQTPLSEASGRLSALGRSPRLVRAGSRILDKLQFFEERRRSLERSDSPPAPLRPWVPLRKARSLEQPKSDGGAPWGTPGTSQEELRAPGGSVAERRRLFQQKAASLDERTRQRSPACDLELRFAQELGRIRRSTSREELVRSHESLRATLQRAPSPREPGEPPLFSRPSTPKTPRAESPAAAQPPPPSVTGKLGDEQGRPRSRGPAGRTEPGEGPQQEVRRRDQFPLTRSRAIQECRSPVPPPAATDPPEARTRAPPGRKREPPTQAVRFLPWATPGQESTAVPQTLEKNRAGPEAEKRLRRGPEEDGPWGPWDRRGARSQGRGRRARPTSPELESSDDSYVSAGEEPLEAPVFEIPLQNVVAAPGADVLLKCIITANPPPQVSWQKDGSALRSDGRLLIRAEGERHTLLLREARAADAGSYTATATNELGQARCAAALAVRPGGSTSPFSSPITSDEEYLSPPEEFPEPGETWPGTPAMKLSPSQNRRSSDTGSKAPPTFKVSLMDQSVREGQDVTMSIRVQGEPKPVVSWLRNRQPVRPDQRRFAEEAEGGLCRLRILAAERADAGFYTCKAVNEYGARQCEARLEVRAHPESRSLAVLAPLQDVDVGAGEMALFECLVAGPADVEVDWLCRGRLLQPALLKCKMHFDGRKCKLLLTSVHEDDSGVYTCKLSTAKDELTCSARLTVRPSLAPLFTRLLEDVEVLEGRAARFDCKISGTPPPAVTWTHFGHQVEESENLRLRQEGGLHSLHIAHVGSEDEGLYAVSATNAHGQAQCSAQLYVEEPRTAATGPSSKLEKMPSIPEEPEQGELERLSMPDFLRPLQDLEVGLAKEAMLECQVTGLPYPTISWFHNGHRIQSSDDRRMTQYRDVHRLVFPAVGPQHAGVYKSVIANKLGKAACYAHLYVTDVVPGPPDGAPQVVAVTGKMITLTWNPPRSLDMAIDPDALTYTVQHQVLGSDQWTVLATGLREPGWAAMGLRKGVQHIFRVLSTTIKSSSKPSPPSEPVQLLEHGPPLEEAPAVLDKPDIVYVVEGQPTSVTVTFNHVEAQVVWRSCRGALLEARAGVYELSQPDDDQYCLRICRVSRRDVGPLTCTARNRHGTQACSVTLELAEAPRFESIMEDVEVGAGETARFAVVVEGKPLPDIMWYKDEVLLTESSHVSFVYEESECSLVVLSTGTQDGGVYTCTARNLAGEVSCKAELAVRSAQTAMEVEGAGEAEEQRGRRLSDFYDIHQEIGRGAFSYLRRVVERSSGLEFAAKFIPSQAKPKASAWREARLLARLQHDCVLYFHEAFERRRGLVIVTELCTEELLERMARKPTVYPGLHATSARGNMLPAPEPCAALGCQARESDGVGWRRG, from the exons TTTTCCGCTCCTGCAGAAAGCAAAGTTACG ACTCGGAGACGGGCGAGGATGACATCAGCGATGTGCAGGGGACCCAGCGCCTGGAGCTTCGGGATGACGGGGACTTCAGCACCCCCACGG GGGGCTCCGACACCCTGGTGGGCACCTCCCTGGACACACCCCCGACCTCCGTGACAGGCACCTCAGAGGAGCAAGTGAGCTGGTGGGGCAGCGGGCAGACGGTCTTGGAGCAGGAAGCGGGCAGCAGGGGTGGCACCCGCCGCCTCCCGGGCAGCCCAAGGCAAGCACAGGCAACCGGGGCCGGGCCACGGCACCTGGGGGTGGAGCCGCTGGTACGGGCGTCTCGAGCTAATCTGGTGGGCGCAAGCTGGGGGTCAGAGGATAGCCTTTCGGTGGCCAGTGACCTGTATGGCAGCGCATTCAGTCTATACAGAGGACGGGCGCTCTCGATTCACGT CAGCGTCCCTCAGAGCGGATTGCACAGGGAGGAGCCTGATCTTCAGCCTCAGCCGGCCAGTGAGGCCCCGCGTCGCCCCGCCCTACCGCCTCCCTCCAAATCCGCGCTGCTGCCCCCACCGTCCCCTCGGGTGGGTAAGCGGCCCCCGCCGGGACCCAGCGCCcagccccccgccacccccacatCGCCCCACCGGCGCACGCAGGAGCCTGTGCTGCCGGAGGACGCCACCGCAGAAGAGAAGCGAGGGAAAAAGTCCAAGTCGTCGGGGCCCTCACTGGCGGGCACGGCAGAGTCCCGGCCCCAGACACCACTGAGCGAGGCCTCTGGCCGCCTGTCGGCGCTGGGCCGCTCGCCCAGGCTGGTACGTGCCGGCTCCCGCATCCTGGACAAGCTGCAGTTCTTCGAGGAGCGACGGCGCAGCCTGGAGCGCAGCGACTCGCCGCCGGCGCCCCTGCGGCCATGGGTACCCCTGCGCAAGGCCCGCTCACTGGAGCAGCCCAAATCCGACGGCGGAGCGCCCTGGGGCACACCCGGGACCTCGCAGGAGGAGCTTCGGGCGCCGGGGGGCAGCGTGGCCGAGCGCCGCCGCCTGTTCCAGCAGAAGGCGGCCTCGCTGGACGAGCGCACGCGGCAGCGCAGCCCGGCCTGTGACCTTGAGCTGCGCTTTGCCCAGGAGCTGGGCCGCATCCGCCGCTCCACGTCGCGGGAGGAGCTGGTGCGCTCTCACGAGTCCCTGCGCGCCACGCTGCAGCGGGCCCCGTCCCCCCGAGAGCCTGGCGAGCCCCCGCTCTTCTCCCGGCCCTCCACTCCCAAGACCCCTCGGGCCGAGAGTCCCGCCGCCGCCCAGCCACCCCCTCCGAGCGTCACGGGGAAGCTCGGGGACGAACAGGGGAGGCCCAGGAGCCGCGGGCCGGCGGGCAGGACAGAGCCGGGGGAAGGCCCGCAGCAGGAAGTCAGGCGCCGGGACCAGTTCCCGCTGACCCGGAGCAGAGCCATCCAGGAGTGCCGAAGTCCCGTGCCGCCCCCCGCCGCCACCGATCCCCCCGAGGCCAGGACGAGAGCGCCCCCGGGTCGGAAGCGGGAGCCCCCAACGCAGGCCGTGCGCTTCCTGCCCTGGGCCACGCCGGGCCAGGAGAGCACTGCTGTGCCCCAGACCTTGGAGAAGAACAGGGCGGGGCCTGAGGCCGAGAAGAGGCTCCGCAGAGGACCGGAGGAGGACGGTCCTTGGGGGCCCTGGGACCGCCGAGGGGCCCGCAGCCAGGGCAGAGGTCGCCGTGCCCGGCCCACCTCACCTGAGCTCG AGTCTTCAGATGACTCATATGTGTCCGCTGGAGAAGAGCCCCTGGAGGCCCCTGTGTTTGAGATCCCTCTGCAGAATGTGGTAGCGGCTCCAGGGGCAGATGTACTGCTCAAGTGTATCATCACTGCCAACCCCCCGCCCCAAG TGTCCTGGCAGAAGGATGGGTCTGCGTTGCGCAGCGATGGCCGCCTTCTCATCCGGGCTGAAGGAGAGCGGCATACCTTGCTGCTCCGGGAGGCCCGGGCGGCCGATGCCGGGAGTTACACAGCCACCGCCACCAACGAGCTGGGTCAGGCCCGCTGTGCTGCCGCGCTGGCCGTGAGACCTG GAGGGTCCACGTCACCTTTCAGCAGCCCCATCACCTCTGATGAGGAATACCTGAGTCCCCCAGAGGAGTTTCCAGAGCCTGGGGAGACTTGGCCCGGAACCCCCGCTATGAAGCTCAGTCCCAGCCAGAACCGCCGTTCCTCTGACACTGGCTCCAAGGCACCCCCCACTTTCAAG GTCTCACTTATGGACCAGTCAGTAAGAGAAGGCCAAGATGTCACCATGAGCATCCGTGTCCAGGGGGAGCCCAAGCCGGTGGTTTCCTG GCTGAGAAACCGGCAGCCGGTGCGCCCAGACCAGCGGCGCTTCGCGGAGGAGGCAGAGGGCGGGCTGTGCCGGCTGCGGATCCTGGCGGCTGAGCGGGCCGACGCTGGCTTCTACACTTGCAAAGCGGTTAATGAGTATGGAGCCCGGCAGTGTGAGGCCCGCCTGGAGGTCAGAG CACATCCTGAAAGCCGGTCCTTGGCCGTGCTGGCCCCCCTGCAGGACGTGGACGTGGGGGCCGGGGAGATGGCGCTGTTTGAGTGCCTGGTGGCAGGTCCTGCTGACGTGGAGGTAGACTGGCTCTGCCGAGGCCGCCTGCTGCAGCCCGCACTGCTCAAATGCAAGATGCATTTCGATGGCCGGAAATGCAAGCTGCTGCTCACGTCTGTGCACGAGGACGACAGTGGTGTCTACACCTGCAAGCTCAGCACGGCCAAAG ATGAGCTGACCTGCAGTGCCCGGCTGACGGTGCGGCCCTCATTGGCGCCCCTGTTCACTCGGCTGCTGGAGGACGTGGAGGTGCTGGAGGGCCGGGCGGCCCGCTTCGACTGCAAGATCAGCGGCACTCCGCCCCCTGCCGTTACCTGGACTCATTTTG gccacCAGGTGGAGGAGAGCGAGAACTTGCGGCTGCGGCAGGAAGGAGGTCTGCACTCTCTGCACATCGCTCATGTGGGCAGTGAGGACGAGGGGCTGTACGCAGTCAGCGCTACCAACGCCCACGGCCAGGCCCAGTGCTCGGCCCAGCTCTACGTGGAGGAGCCTCGGACGGCTGCCACCGGCCCCAG CTCAAAGCTGGAGAAGATGCCCTCTATCCCCGAGGAGCCGGAGCAGGGCGAGCTGGAGCGGCTGTCTATGCCCGACTTCCTGCGGCCACTGCAGGACCTGGAGGTGGGACTGGCCAAGGAGGCCATGCTGGAGTGCCAGGTGACCGGCCTGCCCTACCCCACCATCAGCTGGTTCCACAATGGCCACCGCATCCAGAGCAGTGATGACCGGCGCATGACACAGT acagggatgtccaccgcTTGGTGTTCCCTGCTGTGGGACCTCAACATGCCGGCGTCTACAAGAGTGTCATCGCCAACAAGCTGGGCAAAGCTGCGTGCTATGCCCACCTCTATGTCACAG ATGTGGTTCCAGGCCCCCCAGATGGCGCCCCGCAGGTGGTGGCTGTGACTGGGAAGATGATCACGCTCACATGGAACCCCCCCAGGAGTCTGGACATGGCTATTG ACCCAGACGCCCTGACCTACACCGTGCAGCACCAGGTTCTGGGCTCAGACCAGTGGACAGTGCTGGCCACGGGCCTGCGGGAGCCCGGGTGGGCAGCCATGGGGCTGCGTAAGGGGGTCCAGCACATCTTCCGGGTCCTCAGCACCACCATCAAGAGCAGCAGCAAGCCCTCACCCCCCTCTGAGCCTGTGCAGCTGCTGGAGCACG GCCCACCACTCGAGGAGGCGCCTGCTGTGTTGGACAAGCCGGACATCGTGTATGTGGTGGAGGGACAGCCCACCAGTGTCACGGTCACCTTCAACCATGTGGAGGCCCAGGTCGTCTGGAGAAG CTGCCGAGGGGCTCTCCTAGAGGCACGGGCAGGTGTGTACGAGCTGAGCCAGCCGGATGATGACCAGTACTGTCTTCGCATCTGCCGGGTGAGCCGCCGAGACGTGGGGCCCCTCACCTGCACTGCCCGCAACCGCCACGGCACACAGGCCTGCTCGGTCACCCTGGAGCTGGCAG AGGCCCCTCGATTTGAGTCCATCATGGAGGACGTGGAGGTCGGCGCTGGGGAAACCGCACGCTTTGCCGTAGTGGTTGAGGGGAAACCACTGCCAGACATCATGTGGTACAAG GACGAGGTGCTGCTGACCGAGAGTAGCCATGTGAGCTTCGTGTATGAAGAGAGCGAGTGCTCCCTGGTGGTGCTCAGCACAGGGACCCAGGATGGAGGCGTCTATACCTGCACTGCACGGAACCTGGCTGGCGAAGTCTCCTGCAAAGCAGAGTTGGCTGTGCGTTCAG CCCAGACAGCCATGGAAGTAGAGGGGGCCGGGGAGGCCGAGGAACAGCGAGGAAGGAGACTCAGCGACTTCTATGACATCCATCAAGAGATCGGCAG GGGTGCCTTCTCCTACCTGCGGCGCGTGGTGGAGCGAAGCTCCGGCCTGGAGTTTGCAGCCAAGTTCATCCCCAGCCAGGCCAAGCCAAAGGCATCAGCATGGCGGGAAGCCCGGCTGCTGGCCCGGCTCCAGCACGACTGCGTCCTCTACTTCCATGAGGCCTTTGAGAGGCGTCGGGGACTGGTCATTGTCACCGAGCT ATGCACAGAGGAGCTGCTGGAGCGAATGGCCAGGAAACCCACCGTGT ATCCGGGCCTACATGCAACAAGTGCTCGAGGGAATATGCTACCTGCACCAGAACCATGTGCTGCACTTGGATGTCAAG CCCGAGAATCTGATGGTGTGGGATGGCGCAGAGGGTGA